One Balaenoptera acutorostrata chromosome 5, mBalAcu1.1, whole genome shotgun sequence genomic window, acaatttatatggaaacacaaaagaccctgaatagccaaagcaatcttgagaaagaaaaatggagccggaggaatcagtctcccggacttgagactatactacaaagttacagtaatcaagacagtatggtactggcacaaaaacagaaatatagatcaatggaacaggatagaaagcccagagataaacccatgcacatatggttaccttatttttgataaaggagtcaagaatatacaatggagaaaagacagcctcttcaataagttgtgctgggaaaactggacaactacatggaaaagaatgaaattagaacactctgtaacaccatacacaaaaataaactcaaaatggattaaagacctaaatgtaaggccagacactataaaactcttagaggaaaacataggcagaacactatgacataaatcacagcaagatcctttttgacccacctcctagggaaatggaaataaaaacaaaaataaacaaatgagacctaatgcaacttaaaagcttttgcacagcaaaggaaaccataaacaagacaaaaagacaaccctcagaatgggagaaaatatttgcaaatgaagcaactgacaaaggattagtctccaaaatatacaagcagctcatgcagctcaatatcaaaaaaacaaacaacccaatccaaaaatgggcagaagacctaaatagacatttctccaaagaagacatacagattgccaacaaacacatgaaaggatgctcaacatcactaatcactagagaaatgcaaatcaaaactacaatgaggtatcacctcacaccagtcagaatggccatcatcaaaaaatctacaaacagtaaatgcaggagagggtgtggagaaaagggaaccctcttgcactgttggtgggaatgtaaattaatacagtcactatggagaacagaatggaggttccttaaaaaactaaaaatagaactaccatatgacccagcaatcccactactgagcatatgcTCTGAGTAAACCATCactcagaaagagtcatgtaccacagtgttcattgcagcactgtttacaatagccaggacatggaagcaacctaagtgtccatcgacagatgaatggataaagaagttgtggcacatatatacaatggaatattactcaaccatgaaaagaaacaaaattgagttattcgtagtgaggtggatggacctagagtctatcatacagagtgaagtaagtcaggaagagaaaaacaaatactgtatgctaacacatatatatggaatctaaaaaaaaaaaaaaaaaagattctgaagaacctaggggcaggacaggaataaagatgcagacgtagagaatggacttgaggacacagggaggtggaagggtaagctgcggcgaagtgagagagtggcatggacttatatatagtacccaatgtaaaatagatagctagtgggaagcagtcacatagcacagggagattagctcggtgctctgtgaccacctagaggggtgggatagagagggtgggagggagacgcaagagggaggagatatggggatatatgtatatgtatagctgattcactttgttataaagcagaaactaacacacattgtaaagcaattatactccaataaagatgttaagttaaataaataaataaataaattgacataatgataataaataaagtaatatttaatcCGAAATCTTCCAAATCCTAGTCCAAAACCCTTTTCACTCCACGATTCCCTTATTCTCCAGCTACTCATTTTCTGCCATTGTTTGGACATTCTTAGATCGTGTAACAGTTGCCAAATGTTGtcactttgtttaatttttttccaatcaaTCTCAAAGTCTCCATATGCCTATTATCTTCTCTAATTCCTAGTTGTCCAGGGATTCCACAGATTCATATAGTCCACACCTCAAGCCACTCATGCTGTTTCTTCTTATCAGCTCAGGATGTAACCATTTGATGACTTGTCCTGTCAATTTGTCATATACTGCAAGAATGCCTTTCTTGGGTCAGTTCAATGGCGAGGTCCCATAGGGTCAACTCTGGACACCAATTTTATCACTTTTTAGTTTATATCCAGGCTCAGGTATTTTTCCTCAAGGTCCAGTGCTGTGTCAGAATAGCTGAATCCATAGAAGTTCACAGTCAACCACACACTGTACCTGGGCTGCCTGCAGTCTCTCCAATCATGGTAACTCCCCGTGTGACTCCTATACTTGGTCCTCCTAATTGTTGTACTATGTACAGTATTACTTTCTGAGCTCTCCATAAAAAATTGCAAACTCCAGTTTTCCGGAGTGTATTCATCCTAATTTGATAACCAAGGGATAACCATAATAGGTGTTTTATCACAGAATAAAGATTTATCTAAAAGTGACATCTAATCTCCACCCTTAAATACAGGGGAGGCCAGCTTTATTTTTAAGCACTCCCAACACACAGAATCCTATTTACACTGCCTTACCCAACACCTTATTTCAATGTATTAAAactgcttttccatttctttttcatttgtttgtttgacttCTCATCTGGAGTTCAAGTTCCTGAGAAGGCATGTACACATGTCATTTATCCCTGGATTCTCAACCCCAGACACAGTATCAAAGATTgctaaaggaggaaaaaaagaagaacagtgATTTTTGAAGGGAATTGCTCAGCTAGTTTTGGTTTCTCTTATATCCATCACTAAATGGAACATCTTTTCTTATTTGATACAAGAAATATGGGTTACTTGATCATAGAGAACCACAGAAATTGATTGGTgctgaatttttataaattttgggGAATCATCAGTAAGCAAATTGGGGTGTGCTAAGCACTGATGTTATAAATTACCTTGAATGTCACATTTTCCACTTTCTTTAACCATTCAGCTTTCCCAAATAATCACCTTTCttcaatattctattttttattgccTTCATTCCCTTCATTTAGAAATTTCTACTCTTGTCCACTATTTCCCATATTGTCTACTAATATATCACCTTACAAATAACTTGAAATGAACATTTAAACAATTTTGAGTTACTCAGTTAGCTGTCAATGAAGTGTCaggtaaatatattaatatgagTTATTAAACAGCATTAACAGTactaatttctttcttaaaaattatgtgttatattttaaatatataaagtaaaattgtatatttttctgGTACAAAAGTGTTACATGCCTACTGTAAAATATCTAAGCAATATAGAATGTACAAGGTTGAGAACGTTACTTTTCCATAATCCCACCCCCAAGAGATAATCACAGGTTTTCCTCTGATACACTCTCTTCTGGATTTCTTAAATACATGTTCAAACACCTATATAATGCACTTCACAAAAATGTGATCACGTTATATCACATtttggcaatttaaaaaatcatttatgtaGTTATCTTTATCTTTCCTTGTCACTAGGTATAGACATAACATTATTTTAGGAATTGTGTAATATTCCATAGATGACTAGTATTATGTTTTTTAACTAGATTACAACTGATGGACAATTAAGtggtttccaattttttattctgaaaacaGAGTTGCAGTGAATACCTATGTACATACTTCTTTCTACATCTGTGCAATTATTTCTtcaggaaaaattcttagaaatagagTTTCTGAATCTAAAGTTGTCAATATCTTAATTTTGAATTTGATTTTACTTTAAATAGACTGTTTCAAATTTCTTTTGATAAAGTTGTACTAACTTACACTCCTATCCCCTAAAATGGTCTTTTTCCATCACTAAGATCATCACTGATTTTAATCTTTTCCAAGAAAGATATCATTGTCTGAATTcacatttctttcattaatagTCAGCTGGAacttcttttcatatgtttggtGGTTGTTTGCactttttctttggatttttttaaaatgaattttgccttttccttattttgtttgATTACTTGGTATTGATTTATAGAATTCCTTGTAATTTATGGCAATTAATCTGTCAATcacatatgttaaaatatttttttaattaattattatttatttaatttatttttggctgcctacGCAGTATCTTCCTTGAGGCATGCGGGAACTTTtttttgttgtggcgcacgggctcttcattgtggtgcgcgggcttctctttagctgtggcatgcaggttttctctctctagttgtggtgcatgggctccagggcgtgtgggctctgtagtttgcggcatgtggactctagTTGatgcgcgtgagctcagtagttgtggcacacgggcttagttgccccatggcatgtaggatcttaattccctgaccagggatcgaacctgcgtcccctgcattgtaaggtggattctttaccactggaccaccagggaagtccctatgttaaaatattaattccCAATTCATTGCTTCTATATCTACCTTCTTTAGAGTATTTTTTTATACACAGATTTTAATTTCTAGGTAGTTAAATTTATCTCTTTCataatttgtgatttttatgtCAGGCCTAGGTAGAATTTTACCAACTgagttataaaattatttaaccaTATTTCCCCCTAACatcttattcttttcatttttcattgtaagttcatatttaaaaataatcttgctTACACGTTTATTCTCCAGTAAATCACTATAAATTTCCAAGTAACATAATAGCAGAATATGTAATTTGTGATTATAACtttcaaaatagagaaatacTTAAAAAGCATCATTTGAGAAATAGACAATACTTCTAGTAAAAAAAAAGGTGCAAATTTAGAAAACACGTGAATAAATTAGCatatatttgctaatatttatgAAGATAAACGTATTTTGTTCTTAACAAATATTGGGTTTTTTGATATCCTGCTAAGTGTTTTGTGAATTTATTATCTGTGGAGATTCAGGTCAATTGAACAATTTTAATCGAGGGCCTCCACTTTACCCAgtgctgggaatacagcagtACACAGGCGCTGTGATAAAGAGATTTCTGGAGGCTTCTAAAGAAAGAAGCTTCCTCATTTCTTACAAAAAGGCTTCTGTGTCTCTCCCTGGTCATGAACTGGAGAAACATTGAACTTGGAGTATTTGGTAACCATGTGACACCACAAGAGGGAGCCAACAGCAGAGTGAAGCTGACTTGACCCCCCGGGGAACTGTAGAATTGAGGAAGGGAAACTTGCTCTTGGATGATGTTTTTTAGTTGCTGACTCAAACCTATCCTGATCTATCTTTAAACTTACCAGTTATTTAAACCAATACATCCCTGTAATTGTGTAAGGTTTTTTCTGTTACTTACAGCCAAAGACACCTTGACCAGCACAGTGGTCCTCTCACGTACCTGCATGAGTACTATGTACTTCTCTATGTCTGCACTTTTCTCGTGGTATTGTGATTATCAATTCACTAGTCTgtatcctttttaaattttaagcagCAATTGTATCTATCTTGTATACCAATTTATACTCAGTCAGTATAGTGCAAGTAGGGTTTACATGCCTCAGGTATTTGCTGAATGTGTAAGAAGTAATTATGCTGTCAAGGGACCTTATATTAGTTGATTTCTTCCACTTACTATGCactgtttttcttcattcattgattctttttttataataaacaatACAGAAAACCACATAAATCCATGTATATTTGTATTGCATAttccctaatttttcttttttttctttcttttttttttttttttgttttatggctcTTTTCAGTTTACTGCATGAAGGAGTTACACTAGTCCAAGTTAAAAGCAGACCCCAAATGGTTACATTACACAAGCTGTGAGGTTTTTAAACTTGTGACAAGGGACAGAAGGAAAATTCTACTCATTGCAAGGAAATCCTCATGTAAGCTTCAGTGAGCCAGAAGCACTTAAAACCCATGAACCTTCAGCTGATCGTCCTTAGCCAGTCCAGTCTCTACGAGGAACTGGCATATGTTCTTGCGCTGGTCACCCTGTAGCTGAATTACTTCTCCATATTCTGGATGCTCAATTACAGTACCATTGCAGGCAAATTTCTTCTTAAACGCCTTCACTGGCTTCTTTTTAACGTAATCATCAGCGATCCCTTGGACAGTAGTAAGGGTCTTCCTGCTGTTTCTCTGTTGAATTCTTATATGGGTATAATCCTCAGTGCCAGCAGGAAGCAGATCATCACTCTTACTTGCATCAGCAAAGGGGTCGAAAGAGTGGAGGTTCTGGATAGCGGACATATGATACGATTCCTTTTCCTCGGTGGAAATGGCCTGCGGAACGCTGTGGCTGGAGAaggcgggcgggggtggggggacagagcGTCGGGAAGCGAGGGGGCTCGAGGGGGAGGCTGCTGAGTCCTCGGCGGCGGCTCAGTGACTGgggccttttctctctttttatccagaaaaaaatattatcattaccTGCCATGTTAGGCAGACCAGGTTTTTAGgataatattcttttgtatagttttaaaaatgtatgcaaaaacattatactatatataatattaggCAACCTATTTTTTGACACTCAGCATATGTGTTCTTGACATTTACCAGTGTTAATCCACATagatagttcattcattttaactgctgCCTAGTTTTTCATCAAAGGAAGATACCACAGCTTATTTATGCAGTCACCTATTAGTGGAGATTTGCATTGGTTCCAGTTCTCACTATTAAATGATACTTCAGTGAACATCTTTGTTTATGTCTTCTCTGAGAGCTCTTCTATGATAATAGGCCTAAACAAGAAATTGATGGTCACAGGGTATGCACATTTTCAAGTGTACTGGATATTGCCAAACTCCCTtctttccaaaatggctgcaaactttcaaatttttatgtattataaaattgttttccaaagtagttgtaccaatttatactttcACCAATAATCTAAAAGAGTAATCAATCCACATCATTGTTAACACTTGGAATTATTAGAAGTTTTACCTTTTTGCTAATTTGTTGGATGTGAAATGattctttattatcattttaatatttttgcccaGATTACTAGTGGCATTATgatctttttatgtatttaatcatCAGTATGCTTTCTTACACTTCAACGACTCATCTGCTCAAATCCATTGCCTATTGCCAACTCTGGGTTGGGGGGGTGgacttaaaaatgtgtttttcttctttatatgtaataatttatcATATATGTTTGATACTAATCCTTCATTTTTTATGTCATGAATGTCTTTCCTTGTCTGACAATTATCTTTCAGGTATGTTTATGGTAAATTTTACTATTTAGAAGTTCTTCATTGTAcagcagtttttttcctttttttggttttagttAAAAATTCCTTCCCTACCccaatgtaataaatatattctcttttttaaaaaacacaataattttaaagtgttgtttttcacttttaaatatttaacccatctgaaatttatttttttcttaaggtgTAAAttagggaaattatttttttcatataataaacCAATTACACTAACACTTTTCTCCTTGATTTGTAATACTTTCTCTACGACATACCAAATTCCTTATATGCTTCCACCTGTTTCTGGAATTCCTATTTTATTCCAATAATCTGTTTGCTTGTCTCTGAGCCAATGTCacattgtcttttaaattttatgatatcCTCTTGATATCTGGTCAGACAAGTCCTCAaaattgtcttggctattctgggtGCTTTATTattccatataaatattaaaatctatttCCACAAAAAATATTCTACAGAATTTTAATGAAACTTAATTTGACTTACAGAGTAATTCACAGAATAGGCAGCTTTCTGATTTGACCATTCGTATTTATTGGCATAATATAATTGTTAGGTATTCTATCATATCTTTTGATAATATTCTGTAATTTTCTCCAAAGGGATCTTGCACACCGTctattaagtttattcctaggtacatTTTTGGCTGTTGTTGCTtttgtaatttgtgtcttttcaaGTTAAATTTTATAATGAATGTTGCTAAACGTATAGGAAGACTATTAGCTTTACTGTCTTCAGCAAGCTAGTTAAATTCACATATTTGCTTTAATAGTTGCcctttgaattcttttggattGTCTATAT contains:
- the LOC103017827 gene encoding eukaryotic translation initiation factor 1-like codes for the protein MSAIQNLHSFDPFADASKSDDLLPAGTEDYTHIRIQQRNSRKTLTTVQGIADDYVKKKPVKAFKKKFACNGTVIEHPEYGEVIQLQGDQRKNICQFLVETGLAKDDQLKVHGF